From Amaranthus tricolor cultivar Red isolate AtriRed21 chromosome 4, ASM2621246v1, whole genome shotgun sequence:
CTTTTGCACCTCCATTTATTAGGGAGGCTATTTGGTGCGGAAGCACAAATAATACTACGGAAGAAGGTAATACTATCATTCACCGTTATTGATTCATAATTGTCATGTTGGTCATTAGATAGGTGAAAACCATTTAAGGCTCTCCTCCTGTGTgtgttagaatttagaaaatggGCTTGGGCAACCCAAAAAAAGTAGAAGAGGTAACTCACTTACAAGTTACGACCCAAAGGAGTTTCACTAGTAAGAGTTACTTAAGTTTTATTGTGAAATATACTCTTCTGTTTCTCTAATGTAGGATACTCACATGTACGTAACAAATAGGCACTTTAACACTGTGTATCATCAAGTTAATTGATGAAAGcttattttaatctttaattgcATCTTGTTTGAACTTTTGTAAGTTCAAGCTACATCTCATTCTTCTCTACTAAACATtggattatgattttgatttccGCCATTAAAGTTGTGAAATGACGCAGGCATAGAAATAGACAACCCTCTAGTCCTGGCAGATGTTGGTGATCTTCATGTTCAAGAGATCAGAGCTTGTGGCGTGGATGATAGTAGATTGATGGACATTGTCTGTGAGTCGGTCAAGATTGTAATGGAAGAAGTAAGCTATGCATCTTTTCTGTGTTCTCAAATATATTCGTTCTTTTAACGTCTTATTATCTCACCATTCATCAAGTAATCAATCACAACTTACTAGAGATGTGAATTTCTGACCACGGATTTGGCAGGAACCTCTGCGCCCTTTAGTATTAGGTGGTGACCATTCACTATCTTACCCAATTGTAAAAGCTATTTCTGAAAAGCTTGGAGGACCTGTAGATATTCTACATCTTGATGCTCATCCAGATATCTATAATGAGTTTGAAGGAAACAGATATTCTCATGCGTCTTCTTTTGCTCGTATAATGGAAGGCGGTTATGCACATAGGCTGTTGCAGGTTATCACAGATTCAACTGAGATATTTTTGCTGTTACACTTACTTTTTGGCATGGAAGTAATGGCTTAAAGTGAAAACTGTTGGAATTGTCTGTTAAATTGTTCAGGTAGGTCTAAGATCTATAAACTATGAAGGACGTGAGCAGGGAAAAAAGTTTGGCGTCGAGCAACATGAAATGCGAAATTATTCAAAAGAACGCGAGTACTTGGAAAGTCTGGTATAACTTATTCTTTCATTACACTCCGTATATTTTCATTGCAGTGTAGTTTCTTTTATCTGAATTTTGATTGTCATTCTTGTGATTCTTTCCTCATCGTGAACTATCTCAGAAACTGGGGGACGGAGCAAAGGGTGTCTACATATCAATTGATGTAGATTGTCTTGATCCCGGATTTGCGCATGGTGTGTCGCATTTTGAGCCAGGAGGTCTGTCTTTCCGCGATGTTCTCAACATTTTGCATAATCTTCAGGGTGATATCGTGGGTGCAGATGTGGTTGAATATAATCCACAACGCGACACTGCTGATTTTATGACTGCTATGGTTGCTGCTAAATTTGCAAGGGAACTTGCTGCAAAAATGTCTAAGTGACTATGTTCACTAGCATGAAACTAAATAATAAGACTGTATTAGTTAGTAGTTATATAGTCTAAATAATGCCAAATGCGTGCAACTATGGTACAGTTTATGAAAGCATGATTTTAAGATTCTCATTTCTCTactatttttgtttatataaagtgtgCATATATATTTCAATATCAAATGatcttttttacaaaaaaatgggaatattattataacaaagACAAAAACTGTAACAGAGGCAACCAAGACTAAAGGCATAAAAAAGCCCGGGAGGGGAAAAGGCCATCGAAAAATGACCTACAGAGGCAACCAAGACTAAAGGCATAAAAAAGCCCGGGAGGGGAAAAGGCCATCGAAAAATGACCCCATTGAGATAGGTTACCTAAGATAAAAATATAGGGGTGATTATGTTGAGAAAAGTGGTAATATATTCAATGCAATCAAacgaacaataataataccacaatcaagcacaataaagtaaaaatgcgaaagtaaagcacacacgatatttttacgtggaaacctaaTGAgggaaaaaaccacgggaccgtaagtggtaccaaactcttccactaatcaccaataaaattaatgggtacaaccaaaaTCCTCTCTAGATAATACTAGAGGCAAcacaaacaccaaacaaccctaaaacttcactcaaaagtggtaaaataataattagagcAAAATACAAAATACCCACTTACAATGCACAAAACGACAATCCAACATTTCATCGTCATGCCGAATATCTCCCCTTACAACTCTAGGAGTCATCTGTGGTATGACTGGTTCAAAAGTGATTGGTGTATGAGAGGATGTTTGTTGCTTTGGCTTTTCAATATCTTCAATATTCTGATCTTCAAAGAACACAACATCTCTGCTTTAGAGAATTTTTCTGTCTACTGGATCCCATAACTTGTACCCAAGAGCATCGTCAGAGTACCCTAAAAATATGCACTGATTTGTCTTCTTATCTAACTTGGATCTCTTATCTCTAGGAATGTGAACAAAAGCATGACATCCATATACCCTCAGGTGCTTGTAGGAGACATCTTTACTGGTCCAAACTTTCTGaggaacatcaccatcaagaggATTTGAAGGTGAAAGGTTAATCAAGTACACAGCTGTAACTAATGCCTCTGCCCAGAAAGACTTGGACAACTTTGCATGAGAGAGCATACATCGGATTCTTTCTTCAATTGTTCTGTTCATCCTCTCTGCAACTCCATTTAATTGAGGTGTCTTTGGAACTGCTTTCTCAAGCTTAATGTCTTGAATCTTGCAGTAGCTTTCAAATAGGCCTTTATACTCACCACCATTATCAGCTCTCACAACCTTAAGCTTTCTACTTGTTTCTCGCTCAACTATAGCATGAAACTCCTTGAAAGCAGAAAGTACCTGATCTTTGGTTTTCAAAACAGTAACCCACACttttctagaataatcatcaaaaaagaaataaagtaaagaGCACCACTATGGGATTTAGTATGTATAGAACATACATTAGTGTGGACAAGATCAAGAGCATACTTTCTCCAAGTAAATAGTGCCTTTGCCAACGACCTTGGATGACCTATCATTTCCCATTCTTACACTACCAAAATCTCCACTAGTGTAGGACGAGAAGTAGTTTTGATGCGGAGTAAGATGATATGAAGTACCCGAATCAATCACCTAATTGCAATCATCACAAGCTACATTCAAGCACTCTTTATCACCAATGAAGAGCAAATCATCATCACTAATTGCTAGAGCTGTAGTATTTTTCTCTTTAGACTTCGACTCAGTGGAATGTTCTTTCTTTTGACTTGTCTCGTTTCATTTTTCTGCAGAACCTATTAATATGACTTGGCTTGTCACAGTAATGACAAATAATTCTACTCTTGGATTTAGACTTGTCTTTGAAATTGTATCTACCTCGAGAAGCTTGACTTTTGCTTCTTTCCCTATTAGAAACTTGTGCAATATAATGAACTTCATAATAATTATCCATTGTCAACTCACCATCAGGAGCAGAATTGATAAGTGATACAAATAGTGTGTCCTAACTCTCTGGCAATGATGAAAGTAGCAATAGTGCCTGTAACTTATCATCTAAAGACATTTTCACTGCAAACAACTGATTAATTAAAccttgaaattcattcaaatgtaCTACCATGCTATTACCATCATGAAATTCTAACTTTACCTATTTTCTCATCTATGACACTTTACTTAAGGCATTCTTCCTCTCATACATAGCCTTAAGTTTCATCCATAATTCATATGTATCAGTGTCATTGGCAATATGTTGGAGCACACTAATATCAACAAATTGTCTTATGGTTCAACCGCTTTCcgattcaaaattttccatttactttAATCTTGACCAGTGGGCATAGACTCATTTAAGATTGGTTCATAAAAATCTTTCACATAAATAATATCTTCCATCTTAGTTTTCCACACAGCGTACTTGGTAGAGTCTAAATAAATCATACCATGCATACTAGTTTTATCATCCATCATAAACAACACTAGAGTTTTACCCAAGTAAAATAGACCAAGCTCTTGATACCACTATGTTGAGAAAAGTTGTAATATAACACACACTTTCTCCCTTTGTATTGTTAGATGAACAAAAATAACCAATCCAATGAAACAAAGaataataatcccacaatcaagcacaataaagtaaaaatgcggAAAGTAAAGTACACACGatatttttacgtggaaaccctATGAAGGAAAAAATCCACGGGACCATAAGTGGTACCAAACTCTTCcactaatcaccaataaaattaCTGGGTACAACCAAAATCCTCTCTAGACAATACTAGAGGCAACACAAACaccaaaaaaccctaaaacttCACTCAAAAGAGGTAAAATAATACTTAGGGCAAAATACAAAATACCCACTTACAATGCACAAAACGACAACttacaaacaaaaacacattACCAACCTAGGTCTACACCAGCAGATAAAGTATTACACCATTAGCATACCACAAACACACGCCTATATGCAACCTATATCACTCTAGTCCATAACACCTCGAACTATCTGTTGTGTAGCACACACTACAAAAAAATGTGGCTTATACCTACACTTTATTTGCCTCAAATAATTAAGTg
This genomic window contains:
- the LOC130811446 gene encoding arginase 2, chloroplastic/mitochondrial-like isoform X2; translation: MQQVVRRGIHYWRSLNAAHLPNDMVEKGQNRVMDASLTLIRERAKLQGELVRREGGAKAVSTLLGVPLGHNSSFLQGPAFAPPFIREAIWCGSTNNTTEEGIEIDNPLVLADVGDLHVQEIRACGVDDSRLMDIVCESVKIVMEEEPLRPLVLGGDHSLSYPIVKAISEKLGGPVDILHLDAHPDIYNEFEGNRYSHASSFARIMEGGYAHRLLQVGLRSINYEGREQGKKFGVEQHEMRNYSKEREYLESLKLGDGAKGVYISIDVDCLDPGFAHGVSHFEPGGLSFRDVLNILHNLQGDIVGADVVEYNPQRDTADFMTAMVAAKFARELAAKMSK
- the LOC130811446 gene encoding arginase 2, chloroplastic/mitochondrial-like isoform X1, producing the protein MPSLFVVSSLLASNLASLPSKVVMQQVVRRGIHYWRSLNAAHLPNDMVEKGQNRVMDASLTLIRERAKLQGELVRREGGAKAVSTLLGVPLGHNSSFLQGPAFAPPFIREAIWCGSTNNTTEEGIEIDNPLVLADVGDLHVQEIRACGVDDSRLMDIVCESVKIVMEEEPLRPLVLGGDHSLSYPIVKAISEKLGGPVDILHLDAHPDIYNEFEGNRYSHASSFARIMEGGYAHRLLQVGLRSINYEGREQGKKFGVEQHEMRNYSKEREYLESLKLGDGAKGVYISIDVDCLDPGFAHGVSHFEPGGLSFRDVLNILHNLQGDIVGADVVEYNPQRDTADFMTAMVAAKFARELAAKMSK